The Porphyromonas sp. oral taxon 275 DNA window GACGGATCGACGCGCAGCAGCGAGGCAGTGGTAGCCCGCTACCGTGACCAGCTGCCTGCCCTCGTCTACCTCGTCGTACCCAATGGCGGCCCCTCTCGGGCACGCAACCTCGGCGTAGCTCAGGCCAGCGGGGAGTACGTCCTCATCCTCGACTCGGACGTCGTCCTACCCGAGGGCTACCTCGCAGCCGTCGACACCGCGCTGCAGGACACGACGGTGGAGGCCTTCGGCGGGCCCGATGCCGCCTCCCCCGACTTCAGTCCCGTGCAGCAGGCCATCAACTACGCGATGACTTCGCCCCTCACCACGGGCGGCATACGCGGGGGCAGCGCTGGGGCGATGGAGCAGTTCAAGCCCCGCAGCTTCAACCTCGGCTGCCGCCGCGAGCGTTACCTCGCCTTGGGCGGCTTCGATGAGCGGATGCGCTTCGGCGAGGATATAGACTTCAGCCTCCGCCTCCTCGAGGCTGGGGCACGGACGATCCTCATCCCTGGGGCTTGGGTCTATCACAAGCGGCGCGTGGACTTCCGCAAGTTCTTCCGTCAGGTGCATAACTCCGGCATCGCCCGTATCCACCTCGAGACACGCCACCCGGGGAGCACGCGTCTAGTGCACCTGCTACCCGCGGCCTTCACGGTCGGCTCCCTCCTGGCGCTTACCTTTGGCTGGGGACGCTGGGGGCTTGTGGCTCTGGCGCTCCTATGGTTCGTCGATGCCCTACAGCGCACGCGAGGCGGGGTGGAGGTCGCCGCACTCTCGGTCGTGGCCTGCTTCGTGCAGCTCTGGGGCTACGGCTCAGGCTTCCTGCGCGCCTGGTGGGGCAAGTACGTCCAGCACAAGCCCGAGTTCACGGCCTTCAAGGATAACTTCTATGACTAGCGCGCAGCTCGTCCTCTCCCTCTCGCTTGGCCTCCTGCTGAGCGCTGCGAGCTGTCGCCCCCAGCTGCAGCCCGACACGCGCTCTGGGCTGGTCATCCCCGAGCGCATCATCAGCCCGCAGGCACGCCTCGACTACGCCATAGTCCACTACTGGGACAAGAGCCCCCAGTGGACACCCGAGCGCGCGGCCGAGCTGGAGCTATGGATCGCCGACTACAGCGGGCTGATCGCAGGCCAAGCCCCCAGCAAGGTGCGCCAGCCGCTCATCAGTAGTCTGGACTACATCCCCAGCGAACTGATCCCGCTGACGCTGGCTAGCTATCGCCGTCAGCTCCTCGACTCGGCCTCACTCCTCCACGACGAGCACAGCTACGCCCTGCTGCTCCTCTGGGCGCGCCACAGCCCCAAGCTCGACTCGGCTCAGCAGGAGGGGGCGCTCGAGGAGCTACGCCTGCTGCGTAAGCGCTGGAGCGGCCCTGCCCCCATCGACAGCCTCATCCTGCAGGACAGCCTGACTCGTGCGGACAGCCTTGCCGCTAGCCCTCAGCCCCTTCCCCGCCCCCGACGAACCAAGCCACGCCCTATAGCCGATGAAGAGTAAGCGACTCCTCACCCAGCTCATCGAATACGTAGAGCTCTTCGAAGCCGCCTTCCCCGAGGCCGAGGAGCTGCACCTGGCGAGCTTCATCACCTTCGTGCAAAGTCTGCTGGAGGACCATAAGGCAGAGCAGTCCCAGCGCCCGAGCCTCGGCCAAGCGATGCCCCTAGAGGTCGACATAGCACGGCATCTGGCCCTGCTGCAGCGCTACTCCAAGAGCTACACCAAGCGTGCTCTGGCCGCCTCCGACACGCTGCAGAGCGAGGAGGAATACTCCTACCTCGTGAGCCTCATCAGCGGTCAGCCCCTGACGAAGACGGAGCTGAACACCCTCAACGCCCTAGAGAAGACCTCGGGCTCAGAGATCATCCGCCGCCTCGTGCAGAAGGGGCTCGCCACCGAGCAGCCCGACGAACGAGATCGCCGCAGCGTACTCGTCTCCATCACCCCACGCGGTAGGGCCGAGCTGCAGAAGGTCTTCCCCCAGCTACATATAGCGGCCTCGCTTCTCTCCCAGCCCCTGCTACCCGAGCAGAAGTCCACGCTGGGGCTCCTACTGAGCTACCTCTGTCAGGAGCACGGCACCCTCTACCCAGCCAAGAGCGATACACCCCTGGAGGAGCTGCTCCATAAGCCCTAGACGAGTAGCGAGCAAGTGCTGACTTGCCTGCCATCTAGGCACAAGGCAAGTTCCCCTTTCCCTTTCGTTCACTTAGGGATAAGTACGAGAATAAGGATAAAAGGCCGCGGGCCCGAGTCTCATAGGTAGACTTGGGCCCGCGGCCTTTATGCTAGCTCAGCTCTCGCAGAGCTGCCGTGGAGGTGGCGCGCAGCTAGGTGCTACGTCTGGGGCGACGCTAGAGGACGTTCAGCACCTGCTCCTTGATCTGCTCCAGCTCATCCTTCATCTGCACGACGAGCTGCTGCATAGCGGCGTGATTGCTCTTAGAGCCCATGGTGTTGATCTCGCGGCCGATCTCCTGAGCAATGAAGCCGAGCGTCTTACCCTGCCCGGGCTGGGGCGCGTCCAGCACCTCCATGAAGTAGCTGAGGTGGTGCGCCAGGCGCGACTTCTCCTCGTTGATATCGAGCTTCTCGATGTAGTAGATGAGCTCCTGCTCGAGGCGTGAGCGATCGTAGTCCCCGCTGGGCATGAGCTTGCGCAGGCCTTCCTCGAGGCGCTGACGCACCTGCTGGATGCGCTCGGCCTCAGGGTAGGTGATCTCCGCCAGCAGTGCCGTGATGCGCTGGATACGCTCGGCGAGCACCTCGTAGAGCATGACGCCTTCCTGACGGCGAAACTCCATAAGCTCGTCCACTGCCTGCTGCGTAGCCTGGCGAAGCACCGCCAGCTCCTCCTCCCCGAGCTCGGGCTGACGCGTGCTCTCGGTATCGAGGACGCCGGGCAGGCGAAGAAGCGCTGCCGTGTCGAGGGGAAGCTCCTGCCCCAGCTCGCTGCTCAGCGCTCTCAGCTGATGGACATAGCCCAGGAGTGCCTCGCGGTTGATGAGGCTGGCGTTGCCCTCGAGGGCGTCGTCATCGATGCTGATGCTGAGGTCAATCTTGCCCCGCTGTAGCTGGCTGGTGATGAGGCTACGCAGCTCGAGCTCGGCCGTGCGGTAGGCCGAGGGGACACGTGCCGAGAGGTCGGCCTGCTTGCTGTTGAGGGACTTGATGGCTACGGTGATGGTACGCGAGCCGTAGCGCAGGGCGGCCTTACCGAAGCCCGTCATGGAGTATATCATAGCTGTGGAAGTATTTGAGAGCGTCTACTTAGTTCGTTTCTTGAGCGCCTCACGGCGGGCACGCTGACG harbors:
- a CDS encoding MarR family winged helix-turn-helix transcriptional regulator, with the translated sequence MKSKRLLTQLIEYVELFEAAFPEAEELHLASFITFVQSLLEDHKAEQSQRPSLGQAMPLEVDIARHLALLQRYSKSYTKRALAASDTLQSEEEYSYLVSLISGQPLTKTELNTLNALEKTSGSEIIRRLVQKGLATEQPDERDRRSVLVSITPRGRAELQKVFPQLHIAASLLSQPLLPEQKSTLGLLLSYLCQEHGTLYPAKSDTPLEELLHKP
- a CDS encoding DUF5106 domain-containing protein, producing MTSAQLVLSLSLGLLLSAASCRPQLQPDTRSGLVIPERIISPQARLDYAIVHYWDKSPQWTPERAAELELWIADYSGLIAGQAPSKVRQPLISSLDYIPSELIPLTLASYRRQLLDSASLLHDEHSYALLLLWARHSPKLDSAQQEGALEELRLLRKRWSGPAPIDSLILQDSLTRADSLAASPQPLPRPRRTKPRPIADEE
- a CDS encoding glycosyltransferase, with product MHYSFVIPVYNRPEELEELLGSIVRLRGDYAYEVVIVEDGSTRSSEAVVARYRDQLPALVYLVVPNGGPSRARNLGVAQASGEYVLILDSDVVLPEGYLAAVDTALQDTTVEAFGGPDAASPDFSPVQQAINYAMTSPLTTGGIRGGSAGAMEQFKPRSFNLGCRRERYLALGGFDERMRFGEDIDFSLRLLEAGARTILIPGAWVYHKRRVDFRKFFRQVHNSGIARIHLETRHPGSTRLVHLLPAAFTVGSLLALTFGWGRWGLVALALLWFVDALQRTRGGVEVAALSVVACFVQLWGYGSGFLRAWWGKYVQHKPEFTAFKDNFYD
- a CDS encoding YicC/YloC family endoribonuclease; amino-acid sequence: MIYSMTGFGKAALRYGSRTITVAIKSLNSKQADLSARVPSAYRTAELELRSLITSQLQRGKIDLSISIDDDALEGNASLINREALLGYVHQLRALSSELGQELPLDTAALLRLPGVLDTESTRQPELGEEELAVLRQATQQAVDELMEFRRQEGVMLYEVLAERIQRITALLAEITYPEAERIQQVRQRLEEGLRKLMPSGDYDRSRLEQELIYYIEKLDINEEKSRLAHHLSYFMEVLDAPQPGQGKTLGFIAQEIGREINTMGSKSNHAAMQQLVVQMKDELEQIKEQVLNVL